A genomic segment from Bradyrhizobium sp. ISRA430 encodes:
- a CDS encoding LysR family transcriptional regulator, with protein sequence MVMEFRQLRYFLAVAEEGHITRAAERLDMQQPPLSRQIKAIEDELQVQLFHRRARGVELTDAGHTFLDEARAVLAGLRHAFDATQSRARGELGRITVGFMPSGPFHPFVPLAVRRFRESYPLVSVSIEERFSTEMLDRVRDEQLDVAFVRTSRVDPEHLVITPLLDESMVVAVPAGHELVRRKGEKALSMKQLAGEPFILFGPPGTGMYDATIAACGAAGFSPRIGQHVPGITSCFGLVAAGLGIALLPASMQRTLMEGVVYRNIRGPVIPTTRLSLAARRGDRSIVVRNFLKLVREAAIGFAPA encoded by the coding sequence ATGGTCATGGAATTCAGGCAGCTTCGCTATTTCCTCGCAGTCGCGGAGGAAGGTCACATCACACGGGCGGCCGAACGGCTCGACATGCAGCAGCCGCCACTCAGCCGCCAAATCAAGGCGATCGAGGATGAATTGCAGGTCCAGCTGTTTCATCGCCGTGCCCGCGGGGTCGAGCTCACCGATGCGGGCCACACGTTCCTCGACGAGGCCCGCGCCGTGCTGGCGGGCCTGCGGCACGCGTTCGATGCGACGCAAAGCCGGGCACGCGGCGAGTTGGGGCGGATCACCGTGGGCTTCATGCCGAGCGGCCCGTTTCATCCGTTCGTGCCGCTTGCCGTTCGCAGGTTCCGCGAGTCTTATCCTCTGGTGTCGGTGTCGATCGAGGAGCGCTTCAGCACAGAAATGTTGGATCGGGTGCGCGATGAGCAGCTCGACGTCGCTTTCGTCCGAACATCGAGAGTCGATCCGGAGCACCTTGTCATTACGCCTTTGCTCGATGAATCGATGGTGGTGGCGGTCCCTGCGGGCCACGAACTGGTCCGACGCAAAGGCGAGAAGGCGCTCTCGATGAAGCAGTTGGCCGGAGAGCCTTTCATTCTGTTCGGCCCGCCAGGCACCGGCATGTACGATGCGACGATCGCAGCTTGCGGCGCGGCTGGCTTCAGTCCGCGTATCGGCCAACACGTTCCGGGCATCACCTCGTGTTTTGGTCTCGTTGCGGCCGGGCTCGGAATTGCTCTGCTACCCGCCTCGATGCAACGAACGCTCATGGAGGGTGTCGTCTACCGCAACATCAGAGGACCGGTGATCCCCACAACGCGGCTCAGCCTCGCGGCCCGTCGCGGTGACCGCTCGATTGTTGTCCGCAACTTTCTGAAGCTGGTAAGAGAAGCGGCCATAGGCTTTGCGCCCGCCTGA
- a CDS encoding phospholipase D-like domain-containing protein yields the protein MSTKQAAANAIKKAKGKATGSGNGNVVVKAYTSPTLVLLAYDWPAGDEHEDFLGFAIERAPGFDGAAKSWLPNRIGFKGPKPDHSDFPSSEAPIQKFYWWDARIDTKDRGHSFKYRIVPVRGKPDALNLLDAQATAIDVQVPLTEEYGITTHFNRAVVSSQAFSKQFPEIKTAAQQKAARAWLGNGMEQAVPQFLDRAAGKDIEGAIYHLTDETWIIPALKNYGGLISLAYNHTSKDQASDDAIQELEDSGRPADLFAARTHASIMHNKFLVRVGAADHPEAVLAGSANFTSEGLSAQANVLHAFESPELAKLYLARKRLLDGDPGLSETQKAQKGWSDEVVVGDATIRSFFPPEGNKTRLSIDTIIDAIKAAKHSILLCAFDPTDMNLLNAVFDASDEGKMMLALVNRVPAKAPTGDPSHGDVAAKIAILDRAQKSDEIVGFGAFSAKDTPTDFMPERVLWPGEDPKIMVRVHHKFVVIDAEGDNPVVFTGSANFSGNSLHHNDENMLEITKCPRIAGMYMAEFLRLYEHYRARVKSEDIKTFKLTPDYGWSRKYFKPGAPETKARMAMAGTAE from the coding sequence ATGTCCACGAAGCAAGCTGCTGCCAATGCCATCAAGAAAGCCAAAGGCAAGGCGACCGGTTCCGGCAACGGAAACGTTGTCGTGAAGGCCTACACCTCACCCACCCTGGTGCTGCTTGCCTATGACTGGCCTGCGGGCGATGAGCATGAGGACTTCCTTGGCTTTGCGATCGAGCGCGCGCCTGGATTTGATGGAGCCGCGAAAAGCTGGTTGCCGAACCGAATCGGCTTCAAAGGCCCCAAGCCCGACCACAGCGACTTCCCAAGCAGCGAGGCGCCGATCCAGAAGTTCTACTGGTGGGATGCCCGGATCGATACGAAAGACCGTGGCCACTCCTTCAAGTATCGGATCGTACCGGTAAGGGGAAAACCGGACGCATTGAACCTGTTGGATGCACAGGCCACGGCAATCGACGTGCAGGTCCCGTTGACAGAGGAATACGGGATCACGACACACTTCAACCGCGCCGTCGTGAGTTCGCAGGCATTCTCGAAACAGTTTCCGGAGATCAAGACAGCGGCACAGCAAAAAGCCGCCAGAGCATGGCTTGGCAATGGCATGGAGCAGGCTGTTCCGCAGTTTCTGGATCGCGCAGCAGGCAAGGACATCGAGGGGGCCATTTACCATCTGACCGACGAAACTTGGATCATTCCCGCGCTCAAGAATTATGGGGGGCTGATCTCGCTTGCCTACAATCACACGAGCAAGGACCAGGCCTCCGACGACGCGATCCAGGAGCTCGAGGATTCCGGCCGTCCTGCCGATCTCTTTGCTGCCCGCACGCACGCGAGCATCATGCATAACAAGTTTCTGGTGCGTGTCGGCGCCGCCGATCATCCCGAAGCGGTTCTCGCCGGCTCGGCGAACTTCACGAGCGAAGGTTTGTCCGCCCAGGCTAACGTGCTGCACGCCTTCGAATCGCCTGAACTTGCGAAGCTCTATCTCGCGCGCAAGCGCCTGCTCGACGGAGATCCTGGCCTGTCAGAGACCCAAAAGGCTCAGAAAGGCTGGTCGGATGAGGTCGTGGTTGGCGATGCAACGATTCGCTCCTTTTTCCCGCCGGAGGGCAACAAGACGCGGCTCTCTATTGACACCATTATCGACGCTATCAAGGCTGCCAAGCACTCGATCCTGCTCTGCGCGTTCGACCCCACGGACATGAACCTCCTGAATGCGGTGTTTGATGCGTCGGATGAGGGAAAAATGATGCTGGCCCTCGTCAACCGTGTCCCAGCCAAGGCGCCAACGGGCGATCCGTCCCACGGCGATGTGGCCGCCAAAATTGCGATTCTCGACCGTGCGCAAAAGAGCGATGAGATCGTCGGCTTCGGCGCGTTCAGCGCCAAGGACACACCAACTGATTTCATGCCGGAGCGTGTTCTCTGGCCCGGCGAAGACCCCAAGATCATGGTCCGTGTTCACCACAAATTCGTCGTCATCGATGCCGAAGGCGACAACCCAGTGGTCTTTACGGGGTCGGCAAACTTCAGCGGCAATTCGCTGCATCACAACGATGAGAACATGCTGGAGATCACGAAATGCCCTCGTATCGCGGGCATGTATATGGCCGAGTTCCTGCGTTTGTATGAGCACTATCGGGCGCGCGTCAAATCGGAAGATATCAAGACATTCAAGCTGACGCCCGACTATGGCTGGAGCCGTAAGTATTTCAAGCCGGGCGCGCCAGAAACCAAGGCGCGCATGGCCATGGCAGGTACCGCTGAATAA